In Perca flavescens isolate YP-PL-M2 chromosome 7, PFLA_1.0, whole genome shotgun sequence, the following proteins share a genomic window:
- the smc5 gene encoding structural maintenance of chromosomes protein 5, which translates to MASSSKRKRTSHVNSSSQTSNSVANMLTGSQPDGNDGDGRFVEGSILRLTMKNFLTYDYSVVHPGPNLNMIVGANGTGKSSIVCAICLGLAGKTAILGRGDKVGLYVKRGCRKGFIEIELYKTGGNVVINREIHVENNQSLWMLNGRHCNQKAVEEEVKTLCIQVSNLCQFLPQEKVGEFAKMSKIELLEATEKSVGPPEMYEYHCELKNFRNKEREQENIVKEKSSFLEKAKQRNERNKHDVNRYYEKKRHLDMIELLEKKKPWVEYETTRKELEGTKKERDEVKKQLSALKQAQAPMLRKIQLIDNQLKPTEAQIKAMTVAIKEASLKCKQKQDQLDRKNKEIEDIKQTLRLKQMEEEDHQRRISNTRRTIDDLKAELAKVGDQPDVMPRINAVNVELRTIREERAKVEGEKADLRREKDNLIAEYRMLERKLNDMNNMMNAKEEKLRGRHRDTHFAIQWLRQNRQLFGGNVHEPMMLVINVKDHRFAKFVENHISFHDLRAFVFQRKDDMERFMTEVRDKMNLKVNSISAPVESCSRRPPSRSIEALRRFGFFTYLREMFDAPDEVMSYLCHQYKVHDVPVGNDQTKAMIKTVIEEPYLRVFYTTEERYTLKRSHYSNKISTSNSAVHPSQYLTITVDAEEKRQLEQQMKACELKLQDIEERMKALQTEAASLDRRDNELLAEKKHLSEVKGKKRQLEQKISTKQDSLRQMEQSVIDLQKIEEETKEKIAAVNSQKVAIVTVFMTQMKLRAKLTMEKVYLALETVGLMAEKTKLENDCREGASELKTIDQKCSRLEQRKVQLTEQCKGLLKRAKTICRMQPDESLPEDLRNAFSDLPDTLDEIDTLLNEERARAECFTGLSERVVEEYNKREQEIKHLEKELEDRSNALNVYRQNISEAKERWLNPLKQLVEQINGKFSDFFRSMQCAGEVDLHSENEEEYDKYGIRIRVKFHSSTQLHELTAYHQSGGERSVSTMLYLMALQELNRCPFRVVDEINQGMDPVNERRVFDIVVRTACKETTSQYFFITPKLLQNLQYADEMTVLCVHNGGQMLPPNQWDEKAFIRRCLERKARA; encoded by the exons ATGGCTTCGTCCAGCAAAAGAAAGCGGACCAGCCATGTTAACAGCAGCTCTCAAACTTCTAATAGCGTAGCGAACATGTTAACAGGCAGTCAGCCCGATGGCAACGACGGAGACGGTCGTTTTGTTGAGGGATCCATACTTCGCCTCACCATGAAAAACTTCCT GACCTATGACTACTCTGTGGTGCATCCTGGACCTAATCTGAACATGATTGTTGGAGCCAATGGAACTGGCAAATCTAGCATTGTGTGTGCCATCTGTCTGGGTCTGGCTGGCAAGACCGCTATCCTGGGCAGAGGCGACAAG gtTGGACTCTATGTCAAACGCGGGTGCCGTAAAGGATTTATTGAGATTGAACT GTACAAGACTGGTGGTAATGTAGTGATTAACAGAGAGATCCATGTGGAGAACAATCAGTCGCTGTGGATGCTGAATGGAAGACACTGCAACCAGAAAGCAGTGGAAGAAGAAGTCAAGACTCTGTGTATCCAAGTCAGCAACCTCTGCCAGTTTCTGCCTCAG GAAAAAGTGGGAGAGTTtgccaaaatgtccaaaattgAGTTGCTGGAGGCAACTGAGAAGTCAGTGGGACCACCAGAGATGTATGAGTACCACTGTGAGCTCAAAAACTTCCGCAACAAAGAACGAGAACAGGAG AACATTGTGAAAGAGAAGTCCAGTTTTCTTGAGAAGGCCAAACAGAGGAATGAGAGGAACAAACATGATGTAAACCGTTACTATGAAAAGAAGAGGCATCTGGACATGATTGAGTTACTTGAGAAGAAGAAACCATGGGTG GAATACGAGACCACCCGTAAGGAGCTTGAGGGCACGAAGAAGGAACGAGACGAGGTCAAAAAGCAACTCTCGGCCCTGAAGCAGGCTCAGGCACCCATGCTGAGGAAGATCCAGCTGATTGACAACCAGCTGAAACCCACTGAGGCACAAATAAAGGCTAtg actgtCGCTATCAAAGAAGCCTCTCtgaagtgcaaacagaaacaagaTCAGTTGGATCGAAAAAATAAAGAG ATTGAAGATATTAAACAAACGCTGAGGCTGAAGCAGATGGAAGAGGAAGACCACCAGAGGCGAATCAGCAACACCAGGCGGACCATTGACGACTTGAAGGCGGAGCTTGCCAAAGTTGGCGATCAACCCGACGTGATGCCGCGGATCAATGCTGTCAATGTCGAGCTGAGGACCATCCGTGAGGAGAGAGCCAAGGTGGAAGGAGAGAAGGCCGACCTACGCAGGGAGAAGGACAACCTCATTGCCGAGTACAGAA TGTTGGAGAGAAAGCTCAATGACATGAACAACATGATGAATGCCAAAGAGGAGAAGCTGCGAGGACGCCACAGGGACACACATTTCGCCATCCAGTGGCTCAGACAGAACAGACAACTCTTTGGTGGAAATGTCCACGAGCCCATGATGCTGGTG ATCAATGTGAAAGATCATCGTTTTGCTAAGTTTGTGGAGAACCACATCTCATTCCACGATCTGCGGGCGTTTGTATTCCAGAGAAAAGACGACATGGAGAGGTTCATGACGGAG GTCCGTGACAAGATGAACTTGAAGGTGAACTCCATTTCTGCTCCAGTGGAGTCATGTTCTAGGCGGCCGCCATCACGGAGTATTGAGGCCCTCAG gcgTTTTGGGTTCTTCACTTACCTACGCGAGATGTTCGACGCCCCCGATGAGGTGATGAGTTATCTCTGTCACCAGTACAAGGTGCATGACGTCCCTGTGGGCAATGACCAAACTAAAGCCATGATTAAAACG GTGATTGAGGAGCCGTACCTCAGGGTGTTCTATACAACAGAGGAGAGGTACACATTGAAGAGGTCCCATTACTCCAACAAGATCAGCACCAGTAACTCCGCAGTGCACCCTTCCCAGTACCTCACCATCACTGTGGATGCTGAAGAGAAAcggcagctggagcagcagatGAAG GCCTGTGAGTTGAAGTTACAAGACATTGAAGAACGGATGAAGGCCCTGCAGACAGAAGCCGCCTCACTGGATCGCCGTGACAATGAATTGTTGGCAGAGAAGAAGCACCTTTCTGAAGTAAAGGGCAAAAAGAGACAACTGGAGCAGAAAATCAGCACCAAGCAGGACAG TCTGAGGCAGATGGAGCAGAGTGTTATTGACCTGCAGAAGATTGAAGAGGAGACTAAAGAGAAAATTGCAGCTGTCAATTCCCAGAAGGTGGCCATAGTCACAGTGTTCATGACTCAAATGAAG CTGAGAGCCAAGCTGACTATGGAGAAGGTGTACCTGGCTTTGGAGACGGTGGGGCTGATGGCTGAGAAGACCAAGCTGGAGAATGATTGTAGAGAAGGCGCTTCTGAACTCAAGACCATTGAT CAAAAATGCAGCCGTCTGGAGCAGAGGAAGGTCCAGCTGACAGAACAATGCAAAGGCCTGTTGAAGAGAGCAAAGACGATCTGCAGGATGCAACCAGATGAGTCATTACCTGAAGACCTGCGTAAT GCTTTTAGCGATTTGCCCGACACGCTGGACGAGATCGATACACTGCTGAATGAGGAGCGGGCCAGGGCTGAGTGCTTCACTGGCCTCAGTGAAAGA GTTGTTGAAGAGTACAACAAAAGAGAGCAGGAGATCAAACATCTGGAGAAAGAGCTGGAAGACAGGAGCAATGCCCTGAACGTCTACCGACAGAACATATCAGAG GCTAAGGAGCGCTGGCTGAACCCGCTGAAGCAGCTGGTGGAACAGATTAATGGCAAGTTCAGTGATTTCTTCCGCTCCATGCAGTGTGCAGGAGAGGTTGATTTGCACTCAGAGAATGAG GAGGAGTATGACAAGTATGGGATCCGAATTCGGGTTAAGTTCCACAGCAGCACTCAGCTCCACGAGCTGACGGCTTACCATCAGAGCGGAGGAGAGCGCAGCGTCTCCACAATGCTCTACCTCATGGCCCTGCAGGAGCTCAACCGCTGCCCCTTCAGGGTGGTGGACGAGATCAACCAG GGAATGGATCCTGTGAATGAGAGAAGAGTCTTTGACATTGTGGTCCGCACGGCCTGCAAAGAGACAACGTCCCAGTACTTCTTCATAACACCCAAA CTGCTGCAGAATCTTCAGTACGCTGATGAGATGACCGTCCTTTGTGTCCATAACGGCGGCCAAATGCTTCCGCCCAACCAATGGGACGAGAAGGCTTTCATCAGGCGATGTCTCGAAAGAAAAGCCAGGGCATGA
- the cfap276 gene encoding cilia- and flagella-associated protein 276 — translation MSSRDPLPSTKFENDFTLSGFRPQERKTYDKPTHIAQTEEPWSRLHDTATLASSRQSVTHYEHQAPNDSLDFQLKSVYDHHKDFFWRKNQILYQKETVSEDSRKQGNLKQDVLEKEQENDIRVWVDPQRCSIYSIK, via the exons ATGTCTAGCCGGGATCCTTTACCCTCCACAAAGTTTGAAAACGACTTCACTCTCAGCGGATTCCGGCCGCAGGAG AGAAAAACCTATGATAAACCAACTCACATAGCCCAAACAGAGGAACCCTGGAGTCGCCTCCATGATACAGCCACTCTGGCCAGCTCCCGGCAGAGTGTTACGCATTATGAGCATCAG GCTCCAAACGACAGCCTCGACTTCCAACTAAAGTCAGTCTACGATCACCACAAGGACTTCTTCTGGAGAAAGAATCAGATTTTATACCAGAAGGAGACCGTGTCTGAGGACAGCAG GAAGCAGGGAAACTTAAAACAGGATGTGCTGGAAAAGGAACAAGAGAACGACATCAGAGTGTGGGTCGATCCACAGAGGTGCTCCATTTACAGCATTAAGTGA